The Mercurialis annua linkage group LG2, ddMerAnnu1.2, whole genome shotgun sequence genome contains a region encoding:
- the LOC126668959 gene encoding protein PLASTID MOVEMENT IMPAIRED 1-RELATED 2, protein MMQQKVSSGNDCGDGNSSNGQLLRDIEEISKALYLQKAPQEGLVSRPAGRSKSVEKPRLSELNSTLNPRNVSSIVSFKDKKPSSGWNWKKPLKALTHIGYQKFNVCFFLHVHSIEGLPLSCSDMNLFVQLKRKDEVLQTRPFRVVKGIAEFNETLLHKCCVYGSRSGPHNSAKYEAKLFLIYASVVGAPGIDMGKHWIDLARLLPATLEELEGQKSTGKWTTSFKLEGMAKGATLNVSFGFSLVKDNLSESRRNMIVSELVNLVDERSCMPGPITSSRLANSNGMLRRVGSVPSDLDRRSPRASQSVDSKIYDDVSSNLGLELSNSIKFLYQKLNEVNIHSSEKLRSLSEDVKAHKLKLSLEFEPDKDNSGYEDHSSEFTIIDQGVEMPKKEDLVIEGRDIHPVDDIGIETIDVDEIFKDDDTELDEKKKIISEDGVSDNYAGLVLVDDCEYEESSTYRKGSCIEEELELALNNFLTSESADLEYPLSMCEFVEQENYMETKSNYKADKVIERSCSLDELTESVASDFLNMLGVAHSPFRLSSDSDLDSPRGRLLREFEEEAISSGNYFIECNAESKDKEFNCVDPSGSDCGDLSWDFNFSTAEDHKRASQLLTRRRKAKVLEDLETEALMKEWGLNEEAFQNTPRHCSDGFGSPVELLPEESVELPSLGDGLGPCIQIKDGGFVRSMNPSLFKNSKNVGSLVMQVSHPVVLPAELGSDIIEILQHLASFGIERLSSQLNKLMPMEDINGKTLQQVAHNAAIPVRQIPLCCESLFDQDTILDAEMEPDYVTVEQLLPFAMNTIQTMSMEGLKIQSGMSEEEVPASSVGPKPIIKMPAFEGKRANLGWFLSSEGAAELRALDAEERGSDIDRLLDLSLTLQDWLRLDAGIIDDEDQVSEHAVNILAAHHAKCMGFKASGRRQGILGNNLTLAFMLLLRDPFRNYEPVGASMIALVQVERSFFHFKPMFYNTALDGSSNECIQNKDTDEDRSSEQCTLGFKITEVHLSGLKTEPGKTQHWGTKTQQQYGTRWLLACGVSKASKQSFSKSTAVVASHRQLRRRIRNKDVLWSISGHENDTRRNWKDSMGLVQYMRNPDVMFA, encoded by the exons ATGATGCAACAAAAAGTTAGTTCTGGAAATGATTGCGGTGATGGGAATTCCAGTAATGGTCAGTTGCTGCGTGACATTGAGGAAATTAGTAAAGCACTTTACTTGCAGAAGGCCCCTCAAGAGGGTTTGGTTTCGCGACCCGCTGGTAGGTCGAAATCAGTTGAGAAACCTCGGTTATCGGAGTTGAATTCGACTCTGAATCCTAGAAATGTTAGTTCAATTGTATCATTTAAGGATAAGAAACCGTCTTCGGGATGGAATTGGAAGAAGCCCTTAAAAGCATTAACTCATATTGGTTATCAAAAGTTCAATGTTTGTTTCTTTTTACATGTGCATTCTATTGAAGGGTTGCCCTTGAGTTGTAGTGATATGAACTTGTTTGTGCAATTAAAGAGAAAGGATGAGGTTTTGCAGACACGACCCTTTCGGGTTGTGAAGGGTATTGCGGAATTTAATGAGACTTTGCTGCATAAATGTTGTGTATATGGAAGTAGAAGTGGACCTCACAATTCGGCAAAGTATGAAGCTAAACTTTTCTTGATTTATGCATCTGTTGTTGGGGCTCCGGGGATTGATATGGGGAAGCATTGGATAGATCTTGCGAGACTATTGCCAGCCACTTTGGAGGAATTGGAAGGGCAAAAGAGTACTGGTAAATGGACGACAAGCTTTAAACTCGAAGGCATGGCCAAAGGTGCTACTCTAAATGTGAGTTTTGGATTCTCGCTGGTCAAGGACAATTTAAGTGAATCTAGAAGAAATATGATTGTTTCCGAGCTTGTAAACTTAGTTGACGAGAGGTCATGTATGCCAGGGCCAATAACAAGTTCTAGGCTAGCTAACAGCAATGGTATGCTTCGGCGGGTTGGAAGTGTTCCTAGTGATCTTGACCGTAGATCTCCTCGCGCTTCTCAGTCTGTTGATTCGAAGATTTACGATGACGTTTCATCAAACCTGGGGTTGGAACTCTCAAATTCAATTAAGTTTCTATATCAGAAACTCAATGAGGTGAATATACACAGTTCGGAAAAGCTTCGTTCCTTATCTGAAGATGTGAAGGCGCATAAATTAAAGCTTAGTCTGGAGTTTGAGCCTGACAAAGATAATAGTGGATATGAAGATCATAGCTCTGAGTTTACGATTATTGACCAGGGAGTAGAAATGCCCAAAAAGGAGGATTTGGTAATAGAAGGGCGTGATATTCATCCTGTTGATGATATTGGTATTGAAACAATTGATGTGGATGAAATTTTTAAGGATGATGATACTGAGcttgatgagaagaaaaaaattatttcagaGGATGGCGTTTCTGATAATTATGCGGGTCTGGTTTTGGTGGATGACTGCGAATATGAAGAAAGCAGTACTTACAGAAAAGGATCTTGCATTGAAGAAGAGCTGGAGTTAgctttgaataattttttaacttcAGAATCTGCAGATTTGGAATATCCTTTATCCATGTGCGAGTTTGTAGAGCAGGAGAATTACATGGAGACTAAATCAAATTACAAGGCTGATAAAGTGATTGAAAGATCCTGCAGTTTGGATGAACTCACAGAATCTGTGGCGTCTGATTTCTTAAATATGCTGGGGGTTGCGCATAGTCCCTTTCGTCTGAGTTCAGATAGCGATCTTGATTCTCCTAGAGGGCGTTTGCTAAGAGAGTTTGAAGAAGAAGCCATATCGTCTGGCAACTATTTTATAGAATGTAATGCAGAAAGCAAGGATAAAGAGTTTAATTGCGTAGATCCGAGTGGTTCAGACTGTGGGGACCTTTCTTGGGATTTTAATTTCTCTACGGCGGAGGACCACAAGAGGGCAAGTCAATTACTAACTAGAAGAAGGAAGGCTAAGGTCCTTGAAGATTTGGAGACTGAAGCTTTAATGAAAGAATGGGGTTTGAATGAGGAAGCGTTTCAGAATACGCCACGCCATTGTTCCGATGGATTTGGAAGTCCGGTTGAGCTACTTCCCGAGGAGTCAGTTGAATTACCTTCGCTTGGAGATGGCTTGGGACCTTGTATTCAGATAAAAGATGGGGGTTTTGTGCGGTCTATGAATCCTtctcttttcaaaaattccaaaaatgtTGGGAGCTTGGTTATGCAAGTTTCACATCCCGTTGTGCTACCTGCAGAACTGGGTTCTGATATTATTGAGATTTTACAGCATTTGGCATCATTTGGAATTGAGAGATTATCATCGCAGTTAAACAAATTAATGCCTATGGAGGATATCAATGGCAAGACATTGCAACAAGTGGCACACAACGCCGCAATTCCTGTTAG GCAAATTCCGCTTTGTTGTGAATCATTGTTTGATCAAGACACAATTTTAGATGCCGAGATGGAGCCTGACTATGTAACTGTTGAACAACTTCTCCCTTTTGCAATGAATACGATACAAACCATGTCAATGGAAGGTTTGAAAATTCAGTCTGGCATGTCCGAGGAGGAGGTACCGGCATCAAGCGTCGGGCCCAAGCCTATTATAAAGATGCCAGCTTTTGAAGGGAAGAGGGCAAACCTCGGATGGTTTCTCAGTTCAGAGGGCGCTGCAGAATTGCGAGCACTGGATGCTGAAGAAAGAGGCAGTGATATTGATAGATTATTGGATCTTTCTTTAACATTGCAGGATTGGTTAAGGCTTGACGCCGGAATCATTGATGACGAAGACCAAGTTAGTGAGCACGCAGTAAATATCCTGGCTGCCCATCATGCTAAGTGCATGGGCTTTAAGGCATCTGGTAGAAGGCAAGGAATACTGGGTAACAACCTTACTCTAGCCTTTATGCTGTTGCTTAGAGATCCTTTTCGGAATTACGAGCCAGTTGGCGCCTCAATGATTGCTTTAGTACAAGTTGAGAGATCTTTCTTCCATTTTAAGCCAATGTTCTATAATACGGCGTTAGACGGAAGCAGCAATGAATGTATTCAAAACAAGGATACAGATGAGGACAGGTCATCAGAGCAGTGTACACTTGGATTTAAAATCACTGAAGTTCATCTCTCCGGGTTGAAAACTGAGCCTGGGAAGACGCAGCACTGGGGTACGAAAACGCAGCAGCAGTATGGAACCCGCTGGCTGCTTGCCTGTGGCGTGTCAAAGGCCTCTAAGCaatcattttcaaaatcaaCTGCTGTTGTTGCCTCACATCGACAGTTGAGGCGGAGGATCCGGAACAAGGATGTCTTGTGGAGCATAAGCGGTCATGAGAATGACACGAGAAGAAATTGGAAGGACTCGATGGGCTTGGTTCAATATATGAGGAACCCTGATGTCATGTTTGCTTAA
- the LOC130014710 gene encoding probable WRKY transcription factor 50, producing MSVGSQESDYGDLTNFELSELLMFDEWIQNDDHYQTSLLSVNSSAEIPVYRAQVIGESGGDAGGDEREKKQEIKERVAFKTRSEIEILDDGFKWRKYGKKMVKNSPNPRNYYRCSAEGCPVKKRVERDRDDPSYVITTYEGIHNHPTSS from the exons atGTCTGTTGGCTCTCAAGAGAGTGATTATGGTGACTTGACAAATTTTGAGCTGTCGGAATTGTTGATGTTTGATGAGTGGATACAGAATGATGATCATTACCAAACTTCTCTTCTTTCGGTTAATTCTAGTGCCGAAATTCCGGTTTATCGAGCTCAGGTGATCGGCGAATCAGGCGGTGATGCGGGTGGAGATGAGAGGGAGAAGAAGCAAGAAATTAAAGAGAGAGTGGCATTCAAGACTCGGTCGGAAATTGAGATACTGGATGATGGATTCAAGTGGAGGAAATATGGCAAGAAGATGGTGAAGAACAGCCCTAATCCAAG GAATTATTATCGATGCTCGGCGGAAGGTTGTCCAGTGAAGAAGAGAGTAGAAAGAGATAGAGATGATCCGAGTTATGTGATAACAACCTATGAAGGCATCCATAATCATCCAACTTCTTCTTAG